One window of the Brevibacterium limosum genome contains the following:
- a CDS encoding M20/M25/M40 family metallo-hydrolase has translation MFDFSAAEDEVTELCRQLIRIDTQNWGGNRANPELPAAELIASWLAEADLKSEIVESSPGRANLVARVRGSDPEAPALVVHGHTDVVPAAAEDWSVDPFAGVVKDGLLWGRGAVDMKNMDAMIVASIRAMLRQGLTPRRDLIIAFFADEEAGGNFGARHMVRNRPDLFSGATEAISEVGGYSVDIRGQRVYLIQTAEKGLAWLNLVAHGTAGHGSQRNDDNPVTRLAAAIARIGRHPWPQEIPSATRKLLEGVSEMTGIEFRAETIPQLLAELGSVEKFVAPTLQNTSNPSFLEAGYKHNVIPGTATAYVDCRTLPGQHEDVMLTIKELAGEGIDISAEDEGEALESPFDTPLVAQMQKSLLADDPSANVLPYTLSGGTDNKSMAELGITGYGFAPLQLTGDLDFPAMFHGVDERVPISALRFGARVLGDFLMRA, from the coding sequence GTGTTTGATTTCAGCGCCGCTGAGGACGAAGTCACCGAACTGTGCCGTCAGCTCATCCGCATCGACACCCAGAACTGGGGCGGGAACAGAGCCAACCCGGAGCTTCCGGCGGCCGAACTCATCGCCTCCTGGCTCGCCGAGGCCGACCTGAAGTCCGAGATCGTCGAATCCTCTCCGGGGAGGGCCAACCTCGTCGCCCGCGTCAGAGGCTCCGATCCGGAGGCACCGGCCCTCGTCGTCCACGGCCACACCGACGTCGTTCCGGCCGCAGCCGAGGACTGGAGCGTCGACCCCTTCGCAGGTGTCGTCAAAGACGGCCTGCTGTGGGGCCGCGGCGCGGTGGACATGAAGAACATGGACGCGATGATCGTCGCCTCCATCCGCGCCATGCTGCGCCAGGGGCTCACGCCTCGCCGCGACCTCATCATCGCCTTCTTCGCCGACGAAGAGGCCGGAGGCAACTTCGGCGCCCGCCATATGGTGCGCAATCGTCCCGACCTCTTCTCCGGAGCCACCGAGGCGATCTCGGAAGTCGGCGGCTACTCCGTCGACATCCGCGGACAGCGCGTCTACCTCATCCAGACCGCGGAGAAGGGCCTGGCCTGGCTCAACCTCGTCGCCCACGGCACCGCCGGACACGGATCTCAGCGCAATGACGACAACCCCGTCACGCGTCTCGCGGCCGCGATCGCGCGCATCGGCCGCCATCCATGGCCGCAGGAGATCCCCTCGGCCACACGCAAGCTCCTCGAAGGCGTCTCCGAGATGACGGGAATCGAGTTCCGGGCAGAGACGATCCCACAGCTGCTCGCCGAACTCGGTTCGGTCGAGAAGTTCGTGGCACCGACCCTGCAGAACACATCGAACCCGTCATTCCTCGAAGCCGGTTACAAGCACAATGTCATCCCCGGCACCGCGACCGCCTACGTCGACTGTCGCACACTGCCCGGCCAGCACGAGGACGTCATGCTCACGATCAAGGAGCTCGCGGGGGAGGGCATCGATATCAGCGCCGAAGACGAGGGCGAGGCACTCGAGTCCCCTTTCGACACCCCGCTGGTCGCGCAGATGCAGAAGAGCCTGCTTGCCGACGACCCGAGCGCGAACGTTCTGCCCTACACACTCTCCGGCGGTACGGACAACAAGTCGATGGCCGAACTCGGCATCACCGGCTACGGCTTCGCCCCGCTCCAGCTCACCGGCGACCTCGACTTCCCGGCCATGTTCCACGGAGTCGACGAGAGAGTGCCGATCTCGGCACTCAGGTTCGGGGCGCGGGTTCTCGGGGACTTCCTGATGAGGGCATAG
- a CDS encoding DMT family transporter encodes MRSSSLVPVVTAGLVTIVAGAAMSLQGRANGLLGQVLGHAVFAALISFLVGLLCVGIALIVSTRSRAASRRLFALLRERRLPWWMLLGGLSGGLVVIAQATTIPLMGVAMFTMAFVSGQVTGGLIVDSTELPPGGRQRLNALRIIGVLIVLASLAYAAGDRLQSGIPLWAPLLPFVSGALTSVQQAFNGHIRAATESAVVATTVNFTVGFAALIIGTAALLVSGVPWQGFPTAPDQWWILLGGAFGVVFIALTTVTVARLGVLLLSLFALFGNLVGALALDVLLPIPGSVVTATTVLSAVGVLIGIVVTAMPSSGSPREPAPRT; translated from the coding sequence TTGAGATCGTCCTCGCTCGTCCCCGTCGTCACCGCTGGGCTCGTCACGATCGTCGCGGGAGCGGCGATGTCTCTGCAGGGACGCGCGAACGGTCTGCTCGGGCAGGTGCTCGGCCACGCCGTCTTCGCCGCGCTCATCTCGTTCCTCGTCGGGCTTCTCTGCGTCGGCATCGCCCTCATCGTCTCGACTCGATCCCGAGCCGCCTCCCGACGTCTGTTCGCTCTGCTGCGCGAACGCAGGCTGCCCTGGTGGATGCTCCTCGGGGGCTTGAGCGGCGGGCTCGTCGTCATCGCCCAGGCCACGACGATTCCCCTGATGGGCGTAGCGATGTTCACGATGGCATTCGTCTCCGGTCAGGTCACCGGTGGACTCATCGTCGACTCCACCGAGCTGCCGCCGGGAGGCCGACAGCGCCTCAACGCGCTGCGCATCATCGGTGTGCTCATCGTGCTCGCCTCCCTGGCCTACGCCGCCGGTGATCGCCTGCAGTCGGGGATTCCGCTGTGGGCTCCACTGCTTCCGTTCGTCTCCGGAGCACTGACGAGTGTGCAGCAGGCATTCAACGGCCATATCCGAGCCGCCACCGAATCGGCGGTGGTCGCGACGACGGTGAACTTCACGGTCGGTTTCGCGGCGCTCATCATCGGCACGGCCGCCCTGCTCGTCTCGGGTGTTCCGTGGCAGGGCTTCCCGACCGCACCCGATCAGTGGTGGATCCTCCTCGGCGGGGCCTTCGGCGTGGTCTTCATCGCCCTGACCACGGTGACCGTGGCGAGGCTGGGCGTGCTGCTGCTCAGCCTGTTCGCCCTCTTCGGCAACCTCGTGGGGGCGCTGGCACTCGATGTGCTGCTGCCGATCCCGGGCTCCGTGGTCACTGCGACCACGGTGCTCAGCGCTGTCGGAGTGCTCATCGGGATCGTCGTGACTGCTATGCCCTCATCAGGAAGTCCCCGAGAACCCGCGCCCCGAACCTGA
- a CDS encoding DUF5703 family protein, with product MTYEFRKVSFSKDVPRSVSLQELNDQAEYGQWELARTRISVGGVRTVWLRRKIMPLTLSS from the coding sequence ATGACCTACGAGTTCCGGAAGGTCTCGTTCTCCAAGGATGTGCCGCGGTCGGTCAGCCTGCAGGAACTCAACGACCAGGCGGAATACGGGCAGTGGGAACTCGCCCGCACCCGAATCTCGGTCGGCGGAGTCCGCACCGTATGGCTGCGCCGGAAGATCATGCCGCTGACGTTGAGCAGCTGA
- a CDS encoding histidine phosphatase family protein: protein MPVIVLLRHGLSSANVSGILAGRAPGVSLTDEGVRALRANLQLLPHRHFAHLLHSPLQRCEQTATIATEAAEFEHIDVDEDIIELDYGEWTGRALTELGEEPLWKTVVKSASQARFPGGESIAEAADRSTARVRELVAQLREEEHADAEGGAAAGSGTDAGKPVPPRWAMVVSHGDIIKAIIADALGMPLDDFQRLSVAPGSFTVIDHSGAEPVLAAMSVTAAGLAQSAAVGGGGMR, encoded by the coding sequence ATGCCCGTCATCGTTCTGCTGCGGCACGGCCTCTCCAGCGCCAATGTCTCCGGAATCCTGGCCGGACGCGCCCCCGGCGTGTCCCTCACCGACGAGGGGGTCCGCGCGCTGCGAGCCAACCTGCAGCTGCTGCCGCACCGGCACTTCGCCCACCTGCTGCATTCGCCGCTGCAGCGCTGCGAACAGACCGCGACGATCGCGACAGAGGCGGCCGAATTCGAGCACATCGACGTCGATGAGGACATCATCGAACTCGACTACGGCGAATGGACGGGACGAGCGCTCACAGAACTGGGGGAGGAGCCCCTGTGGAAGACCGTGGTGAAGTCGGCATCGCAGGCCCGGTTCCCCGGAGGGGAATCCATCGCCGAGGCGGCCGATCGTTCCACGGCCCGTGTCCGAGAGCTCGTGGCTCAGCTGCGAGAGGAGGAGCATGCCGATGCTGAGGGCGGGGCCGCCGCGGGATCCGGGACCGACGCTGGGAAGCCGGTCCCGCCTCGGTGGGCGATGGTCGTCTCCCACGGGGACATCATCAAAGCGATCATCGCCGATGCGCTGGGAATGCCGCTCGATGACTTCCAGCGTCTGAGCGTCGCCCCCGGATCGTTCACGGTCATCGATCACTCCGGTGCCGAACCGGTGCTCGCGGCGATGTCGGTGACCGCCGCCGGACTCGCACAGTCGGCCGCCGTCGGCGGGGGCGGAATGCGCTGA
- a CDS encoding undecaprenyl-diphosphate phosphatase: protein MYDWLVAAVLGIVQALTEFLPISSSAHVRIVGELMLPGDDPGAFFTAIIQIGTEAAVVVYFWRDIVTIISKWCKALVGKHDRKDPEVRLGWLIIIGSIPIVIIGLLFQDYIEGALRSLWITATMLIVFGLIIGVADWAGKRERTLEDMKWGQGILFGFAQALAVIPGVSRSGGTIMAGRFMGFDRPSAARYSFLLAIPAVVGSGLYGVAQTLGRSEDMVLGWGPTILATIISFALGLVVIHWFLRYVQTKSFAVFVWYRVAVGIVLYILLGTGVLAAV from the coding sequence ATGTACGACTGGCTGGTCGCTGCTGTGCTCGGAATCGTGCAGGCACTCACCGAGTTCCTCCCGATCTCGTCTTCGGCGCATGTGCGCATCGTCGGCGAACTCATGCTGCCCGGCGACGACCCCGGTGCGTTCTTCACCGCCATCATCCAGATCGGCACCGAGGCGGCCGTCGTCGTCTACTTCTGGCGCGATATCGTCACGATCATCTCGAAATGGTGCAAGGCACTCGTCGGCAAGCATGACCGCAAGGATCCCGAGGTGCGCCTGGGCTGGCTCATCATCATCGGTTCGATCCCCATCGTCATCATCGGTCTGCTCTTCCAGGACTACATCGAAGGCGCACTGCGCAGCCTGTGGATCACCGCCACCATGCTCATCGTCTTCGGCCTCATCATCGGCGTCGCCGACTGGGCCGGGAAACGCGAACGCACACTCGAGGACATGAAGTGGGGTCAGGGCATCCTGTTCGGCTTCGCTCAGGCACTGGCCGTCATCCCCGGCGTGTCACGGTCGGGCGGCACGATCATGGCCGGCCGTTTCATGGGCTTCGACCGACCTTCCGCGGCCCGCTACTCGTTCCTGCTGGCCATTCCCGCAGTCGTCGGTTCGGGCCTCTACGGCGTGGCGCAGACCCTCGGTCGCAGCGAGGACATGGTGCTCGGCTGGGGGCCGACGATCCTCGCCACGATCATCTCGTTCGCTCTCGGCCTCGTCGTCATCCACTGGTTCCTCAGATACGTGCAGACGAAGTCCTTCGCCGTCTTCGTCTGGTACCGCGTGGCCGTGGGCATCGTCCTCTACATCCTGCTCGGCACGGGAGTCCTCGCCGCCGTCTGA
- a CDS encoding aldo/keto reductase, whose protein sequence is MKHQRLGTTGLEVSDVGLGTFEWGHRVDDQVAQRLVDEFEDAGGNLIELPSSATIAAEVLGQLRLPGEILLLARVGVSMSEPDHIEVGLGRSRILSQVDSLLRTVGRDHLDVLVLDVFDSEVDRVETASAVKTLLTLGKIRYVGVSHHTGWQLAEMRGAGVPVACAVAEYSLLNREAEAELIPAADYAGVSLIAGAGLGRGVLTDKYRNATPQDSRLAGELSEYAGAYLDDRSNRVLAGVRRAATALGVSTTDIALAFNRQHGIASTLVSPRTPAQLAEVTGSDVELAREIAEVLDQISWGPSA, encoded by the coding sequence ATGAAGCACCAACGACTCGGCACCACCGGTTTGGAAGTCAGCGACGTGGGTCTCGGGACCTTCGAGTGGGGGCATCGGGTCGATGACCAGGTCGCTCAGCGCCTCGTCGATGAGTTCGAAGACGCAGGTGGCAACCTCATCGAGCTGCCCAGTTCGGCCACGATCGCCGCTGAGGTGCTCGGGCAGCTGAGACTTCCCGGAGAGATTCTGCTGCTGGCCCGAGTGGGCGTGTCCATGAGTGAGCCCGACCACATCGAGGTCGGATTGGGGCGCTCCAGAATCCTCAGCCAGGTCGATTCCCTGCTGCGCACGGTGGGACGCGATCACCTCGACGTACTGGTCCTCGATGTCTTCGATTCCGAGGTCGACCGCGTCGAGACCGCTTCGGCGGTCAAGACACTGCTCACTCTGGGAAAGATCCGCTACGTCGGCGTGTCCCACCACACCGGATGGCAGCTGGCGGAGATGCGCGGAGCCGGGGTCCCGGTCGCCTGTGCCGTCGCCGAATACTCCCTGCTCAACCGCGAAGCCGAGGCAGAGCTCATCCCCGCTGCCGACTATGCCGGAGTCTCACTCATCGCCGGAGCAGGACTGGGCCGCGGTGTGCTCACCGACAAATACCGCAACGCCACCCCGCAGGATTCGCGACTGGCGGGGGAGCTGAGCGAATACGCCGGTGCCTACCTCGACGACCGGTCGAACCGGGTGCTCGCCGGCGTCCGCCGTGCAGCGACCGCTCTGGGCGTGTCGACGACGGATATCGCACTGGCCTTCAATCGGCAGCACGGAATCGCCAGCACTCTGGTCTCGCCCCGAACCCCGGCGCAGCTGGCGGAGGTCACCGGCAGCGATGTCGAACTGGCGCGGGAGATCGCCGAGGTGCTCGATCAGATCTCCTGGGGTCCGTCGGCCTAG
- a CDS encoding DUF3090 family protein, which yields MAALYDYPTPDRFVVGTIGLPGERTFLLQAKSGNALTTVVVEKEQVEILSDRITELLDMVMIKDPAARVPQTALDDLIDNAGLNVPIEPEFRVGTMSLGWDTVKHELVIECFELTEADAQAGTSADPDDDEVEREVLRIVLDAAAAREFARRGEQVVSAGRGDCPFCSLPLEPDGHLCPRANGIPRA from the coding sequence ATGGCAGCTCTGTACGACTACCCCACACCCGATCGTTTCGTCGTCGGCACGATCGGACTTCCCGGCGAGAGGACGTTCCTCCTCCAAGCGAAGTCCGGCAATGCGCTCACGACCGTGGTCGTCGAGAAGGAGCAGGTCGAGATCCTCTCCGACCGGATCACAGAACTGCTCGACATGGTCATGATCAAGGACCCCGCCGCCCGGGTGCCGCAGACGGCACTCGACGATCTCATCGACAATGCCGGGCTCAACGTTCCCATCGAACCGGAGTTCCGCGTCGGCACGATGAGCCTGGGCTGGGACACCGTCAAGCATGAGCTCGTCATCGAGTGCTTCGAACTCACCGAGGCGGACGCCCAGGCGGGAACCTCCGCCGACCCCGATGACGACGAAGTCGAACGCGAAGTCCTGCGCATCGTCCTCGACGCCGCAGCCGCACGGGAGTTCGCCCGCCGCGGCGAACAGGTCGTCAGCGCCGGACGCGGTGACTGCCCGTTCTGCTCCCTCCCGCTCGAACCCGACGGTCACCTGTGCCCCCGTGCCAACGGGATCCCGCGCGCCTGA
- a CDS encoding SCO1664 family protein — MLLDALEAGDWTEMGSIPRASNDTRLLVLDHEGRAIKAVYKPISGERPLIDFPLETLALREVAAYRLSAALDLGVVPPTVLRDDLPAGRGSLQAYVEASDDDEAVTLSAVDAIPVDHTPIFALRTEDGRDLVLSHAVDEGLRAVAFFDLLANNADRKAGHVISGCCLPSTAAADKGVFGIDNGLTFHDEEKLRTVLWGFSRASFHAEEIDALEEVAAMDEALRAQLSDCLSADELQALRHRANRLLAAEFFPEASADRTVIPWPPI, encoded by the coding sequence ATGCTCCTCGACGCTTTGGAAGCGGGGGACTGGACGGAGATGGGTTCGATCCCGCGCGCCAGCAACGACACCCGACTGCTCGTGCTCGACCATGAGGGCCGGGCGATCAAGGCCGTGTACAAGCCGATCTCGGGCGAACGCCCGCTCATCGACTTCCCGTTGGAGACACTGGCCCTGCGCGAAGTCGCGGCCTACCGTCTGTCTGCGGCACTCGATCTGGGAGTGGTCCCGCCGACGGTGCTGCGAGACGATCTGCCCGCCGGCCGCGGATCGCTGCAGGCCTATGTCGAAGCCTCCGACGATGACGAAGCCGTGACCCTGTCGGCGGTCGACGCGATTCCCGTCGATCACACGCCGATCTTCGCTCTGCGCACCGAAGACGGTCGTGATCTCGTACTCTCCCATGCGGTCGATGAGGGTCTGCGGGCCGTGGCCTTCTTCGACCTGCTCGCCAACAACGCCGATCGCAAAGCCGGTCATGTCATCTCCGGCTGCTGCCTGCCGAGCACGGCCGCGGCCGATAAAGGCGTCTTCGGCATCGACAACGGTCTGACCTTCCACGATGAGGAGAAGCTGCGGACCGTGCTGTGGGGTTTCTCTCGCGCCTCGTTCCATGCCGAAGAGATCGATGCGCTCGAGGAGGTCGCCGCCATGGACGAGGCACTGCGGGCACAGCTGAGCGACTGTCTGTCGGCAGACGAGCTGCAGGCGCTGAGACACCGGGCGAACCGGCTTCTCGCCGCCGAGTTCTTCCCCGAAGCATCTGCCGATCGGACCGTCATTCCCTGGCCGCCGATCTGA
- the mshC gene encoding cysteine--1-D-myo-inosityl 2-amino-2-deoxy-alpha-D-glucopyranoside ligase, with translation MKSWPEPQLPRLTSTGKVPTVFDTSTRSPRRLRGSEQTARLYVCGITPYDATHLGHAATYVAFDLLNRIWRDAGLEVVYAQNTTDVDDPLLERADATGVDWRELASSQIQLFREDMDALRVIPPDSFIGVVESVDEIAAGVRDLVDKGAAYTLDNGDVYYRVSTQITPPFGTVSHDDAETMAALSAERGGDPETPGKENPIDPLLWRAEREGEPSWDGGSLGRGRPGWHVECTVIADKYVGFPVDVQGGGSDLIFPHHEMSAAHAAAWRDTPMAKTYMHTGMVGLDGEKMSKSKGNLVLVSKLRERGVDPMVIRTVILSNHYRSDWSFTEEQLSIADARLQAWMHAAKCESECREGLREHIIGLLREALTDDLDSPRALGILDEWAEHYADSEPSETAALSGDRVADAVDALLGIRLLD, from the coding sequence GTGAAGTCATGGCCCGAACCTCAACTGCCCCGTCTGACCAGCACCGGCAAGGTGCCCACGGTCTTCGACACGAGCACCCGCAGCCCGCGCCGACTGCGCGGATCCGAGCAGACCGCTCGTCTCTATGTCTGCGGGATCACCCCGTACGATGCGACGCATCTCGGTCATGCCGCCACCTATGTGGCCTTCGACCTGCTCAACCGGATCTGGCGGGATGCCGGGCTGGAGGTCGTCTACGCACAGAACACCACTGATGTCGACGACCCGCTGCTGGAGAGGGCCGACGCTACGGGAGTCGACTGGCGCGAACTCGCCTCCTCCCAGATCCAGCTCTTCCGCGAAGACATGGACGCCCTGCGGGTCATCCCGCCGGACAGCTTCATCGGCGTCGTCGAATCGGTCGACGAGATCGCCGCCGGCGTCCGCGATCTCGTGGACAAGGGGGCCGCCTACACACTCGACAACGGTGACGTCTACTACCGAGTGTCGACCCAGATCACTCCGCCCTTCGGCACCGTCAGCCACGATGATGCCGAAACCATGGCCGCACTCTCGGCCGAACGCGGCGGAGATCCGGAGACCCCGGGCAAGGAGAACCCCATCGACCCGCTGCTGTGGCGAGCCGAACGCGAAGGCGAACCCTCCTGGGACGGAGGATCCCTGGGGCGGGGGCGCCCGGGTTGGCACGTCGAATGCACCGTCATCGCCGATAAGTACGTCGGATTCCCCGTCGACGTGCAGGGAGGCGGCAGCGACCTCATCTTCCCGCACCATGAGATGAGCGCCGCGCATGCCGCAGCCTGGCGGGACACGCCGATGGCGAAGACCTACATGCACACCGGGATGGTCGGCCTCGACGGCGAGAAGATGAGCAAGTCCAAGGGCAATCTCGTCCTCGTCTCGAAGCTGCGTGAGCGCGGAGTCGACCCCATGGTCATCCGCACTGTGATCCTGTCCAACCACTACCGCAGCGACTGGAGCTTCACAGAGGAGCAGCTCTCCATCGCAGATGCGCGCCTCCAAGCCTGGATGCATGCCGCCAAGTGCGAGTCAGAATGTCGTGAAGGACTGCGTGAGCACATCATCGGCCTGCTGCGCGAAGCACTCACCGATGACCTCGACAGCCCGCGTGCCCTGGGGATCCTCGACGAATGGGCCGAACACTATGCGGACTCCGAGCCGTCGGAGACTGCGGCTCTCAGCGGCGACCGAGTCGCCGATGCCGTCGACGCCCTGCTGGGCATCCGCCTCCTCGACTGA